From one Pseudoliparis swirei isolate HS2019 ecotype Mariana Trench chromosome 5, NWPU_hadal_v1, whole genome shotgun sequence genomic stretch:
- the pigx gene encoding phosphatidylinositol-glycan biosynthesis class X protein: MYFVLLTVFACLSTFHCFIQKDVKKNESHCGLLKQWLESSLVTMEITKTGFHREVVTTVVLSPGVLSPGVLSPGVLSPGVLSPSVLSGVRVVLVQRWPRGVYVDPYQLASLSEQSNWQILIDSAIDLEVPAHKTEGFVTYVYPALDGPTPRLKVTIPIHGRYHKPSYDGLTFTSVEIEHPELLLRTEKCPQLNNVEPHAVVDAPCTHDNSSMCPWVKLQQQERGPTRVQLPVGDGSLVAPVCGGTLLVTMLCCAALSKHMWEHRIM; encoded by the exons atgtattttgtaCTTTTGACTGTTTTCGCGTGTTTATCGacatttcattgttttatcCAAAAAG ATGTGAAGAAGAACGAGAGCCACTGCGGCCTCCTAAAGCAGTGGCTTGAATCCTCCCTAGTTACCATGGAGATCACCAAGACGGGTTTTCACAG GGAAGTGGTCACCACCGTTGTGCTCAGCCCAGGTGTGCTCAGCCCAGGTGTGCTCAGCCCAGGTGTGCTCAGCCCAGGTGTGCTCAGCCCAAGTGTGCTCAGCGGGGTCAGAGTGGTGCTGGTTCAAAGGTGGCCCAGAGGCGTCTACGTGGATCCGTACCAACTCGCATCTTTGAGTGAACAAAGCAATTGGCAG ATATTAATAGATTCAGCCATTGACCTGGAGGTGCCTGCTCACAAAACAGAGGGATTTGTCACATATGTGTATCCCGCCCTTGACGGACCAACTCCGAGACTGAAAGTAACGATTCCCATCCACGGTCGCTACCACAAGCCTTCTTACGATGGCTTAACGTTCACATCCGTAGAAATAGAACATccagagctgctgctgcggaCTGAAAAAT GTCCGCAGCTCAACAACGTGGAGCCTCATGCGGTCGTGGACGCCCCCTGCACTCATGACAATTCGAGCATGTGTCCGTGGGTTAAACTCCAGCAGCAG GAGCGAGGCCCCACGAGGGTTCAGTTACCGGTAGGCGACGGGTCTTTGGTGGCGCCCGTGTGCGGTGGAACCCTCCTGGTCACAATGCTGTGCTGCGCCGCTCTGTCCAAACACATGTGGGAGCACCGCATCATGTAA
- the aqp12 gene encoding aquaporin 12 — protein sequence MSGLNASLGYFTAVLLLAAAVRALLERWPRLGFAVELASSFALVACRLEVQTIMEVGEWAVGLGSDVTLTVLFGVLLVHGAVCGGASGNPALSVLRFLRQEAGALHTALAVAAQFLGAHLALLAAAFYWSLELTEMHMLKTLMWSECSASLMVSPLQGFITEGCCSLVFHLALLNLQRRSALVRVPLVAVMLTFLSHIAKGFTSAYMNPSLSYGLTFHCPGFTFWEYAVVYWLGSLTGVVLSVLLYTGRVPKIFSRKFFQKLRGRVTKGENGETKKK from the exons ATGTCTGGGCTCAACGCTTCTCTGGGCTACTTCACGgcggtcctcctcctcgccgccgcgGTCCGGGCGCTCCTCGAGAGGTGGCCTCGGCTCGGCTTCGCGGTGGAGCTGGCGTCCTCCTTCGCGCTGGTAGCGTGCCGCCTGGAGGTGCAGACCATCATGGAGGTGGGCGAgtgggccgtgggcctgggctcCGACGTCACCCTCACCGTGCTGTTCGGCGTGCTGCTGGTGCACGGCGCCGTCTGTGGCGGCGCGTCGGGGAACCCGGCGCTCTCCGTGCTGAGGTTCCTGCGGCAGGAGGCCGGCGCGCTGCACACGGCGCTCGCCGTGGCGGCCCAGTTCCTCGGGGCCCACCTGGCGCTGCTGGCGGCGGCGTTCTACTGGAGCCTGGAGCTGACGGAGATGCACATGCTCAAGACGCTGATGTGGAGCGAGTGCAGCGCGTCGCTGATGGTGTCGCCGCTGCAGGGCTTCATCACCGAGGGCTGCTGCTCGCTCGTCTTCCACCTGGCGCTCCTGAACCTGCAGCGCCGCTCCGCTCTGGTCCGCGTGCCGCTGGTCGCCGTCATGCTCACCTTCCTGTCCCACATCG ccaAAGGCTTCACCTCCGCCTACATGAACCCCTCCCTCTCCTACGGCCTCACCTTCCACTGCCCCGGCTTCACCTTCTGGGAGTACGCGGTGGTCTACTGGCTCGGCTCTCTCACAG gcgTGGTCCTGTCCGTCCTCCTGTACACGGGACGCGTCCCGAAGATTTTCTCCAGGAAGTTTTTTCAGAAGCTGCGTGGCCGAGTGACGAAGGGCGAGAACGGAGAGACCAAGAAGAAGTGA
- the rpp21 gene encoding ribonuclease P protein subunit p21, giving the protein MSFQMKDKEAYQRLNYLYQAAHCVLSQNPENVELARFYCFTQKTIARRLVLRQDPSVKRTLCKKCCSLLVPGVTASTRQRRKKRKARFTVVRCLSCKQSKTLLNDPDHRLWVDRPEAQQQQQQQQPKQQQKQQDPSVKKQPKDKKRDRAASSNPDAAQSSAPT; this is encoded by the exons ATGTCTTTCCAGATGAAAGACAAGGAAGCGTACCAGAGGCTGAACTACCTGTACCAG GCTGCGCATTGCGTTTTGTCCCAAAACCCGGAGAACGTGGAGCTCGCGCGGTTCTACTGCTTCACGCAGAAAACCATCGCGAGACGTTTAGTCCTCAGACA AGACCCATCGGTGAAGAGGACATTGTGTAAGAAGTGTTGCTCGCTGCTCGTTCCCGGAGTCACGGCTTCCACCCGACAGCGAC gaaagaagaggaaggcCCGCTTCACGGTGGTCCGGTGCCTCAGCTGTAAGCAGAGCAAGACGCTGCTGAACGATCCGGATCACCGTCTGTGGGTGGACCGCCCCGAGgctcagcagcaacaacaacaacaacaaccaaagcAACAACAGAAGCAGCAAG ATCCTTCTGTTAAAAAACAACCGAAAGACAAAAAGCGTGACAGGGCGGCGTCTTCCAACCCCGACGCCGCTCAGAGCTCCGCCCCCACGTAG
- the ing5a gene encoding inhibitor of growth protein 5a, producing the protein MATAIYLEHYLDSIENLPCELQRNFTLMRDLDNRTEEKKGEIDKLADEYIAQVKNLASEQRVEHLQKIQHAYSKCKEFSDDKVQLAMQTYEMVDKHIRRLDADLARFENELKEKLDMSGYESTEGRAVKKGEARGLREKRASRGRARKGSEEDSPKKKKIKNSPDVSDALLPMQPSDVLDMPVDPNEPTYCLCHQVSYGEMIGCDNPDCPIEWFHFACVDLASKPKGKWFCPRCTQDKKKK; encoded by the exons ATGGCGACGGCCATATACTTGGAGCATTACCTCGACA GTATTGAAAACCTACCATGTGAGCTGCAGAGAAACTTTACTTTGATGCGGGACCTGGACAACAGGACTGAAG aaaagaaaggagagatCGACAAACTGGCCGACGAGTACATCGCGCAGGTGAAGAACCTGGCCTCGGAGCAGAGAGTGGAACACCTGCAGAAGATCCAGCACGCCTACAGCAAGTGCAAAGAGTTCAGCGATGACAAAGTTCAGCTGGCCATGCAGACGTACGAAATG GTGGACAAACACATCCGCCGGCTGGATGCCGACCTGGCTCGCTTTGAGAACGAGCTGAAGGAGAAACTGGATATGAGCGGCTACGAGAGCACAGAAGGAAGAGCCGTGAAAA AGGGTGAAGCCCGGGggctgagagagaagagggcATCCCGAGGAAGAGCGAGGAAAGGTTCCGAGGAAGATTCtcccaaaaagaagaagataaaaaacAG CCCGGACGTGAGCGACGCCCTCCTGCCGATGCAGCCGTCGGACGTCTTGGACATGCCGGTGGACCCCAACGAGCCGACGTACTGCCTGTGCCACCAGGTGTCGTACGGAGAGATGATTGGATGCGATAACCCGGAC TGTCCGATTGAGTGGTTTCACTTCGCTTGCGTTGATCTCGCCTCGAAACCCAAAGGGAAATG GTTCTGTCCGAGGTGCACtcaagacaagaagaagaaatga
- the pak2b gene encoding serine/threonine-protein kinase PAK 2b: MCDNGDPEDKPPAPPVRMSSTIFSTGKDSLSANHSSKPLPSVPEERKPRNKIISIFSGAEKGGRKKDRDKERPEISPPSDFEHTIHVGFDAVTGEFTGMPEQWARLLQTSNITKSEQKKNPQAVLDVLKFYDSTGNGRQKYLSFSSSEKDAFTPGPQSPVKKGAEPCSPNIKDIDDDEDDDEAPPPIVAPRPEYTKSVYTRSVIDPIPAPSACPDGDAASKAAERQKKKGKMTDEEIMDKLRSIVSIGDPKKKYTRYEKIGQGASGTVFTAIDVATGQEVAIKQINLQKQPKKELIINEIVVMKEMKNPNIVNFVDSFLMGEELFVVMEYLAGGSLTDVVTETCMDEAQIAAVCRECLQALEFLHANQVIHRDIKSDNVLLGMDGSVKLTDFGFCAQITPEQSKRSTMVGTPYWMAPEVVTRKAYGPKVDIWSLGIMAIEMVEGEPPYLNENPLRALYLIATNGTPELQNPEKLSPVFRDFLTRCLEMDVEKRGGGKELLQHPFLKLAKPLSSLTPLILAAKEAMKGNR; this comes from the exons ATGTGTGACAACGGAGACCCCGAGGATAAACCCCCCGCCCCGCCGGTGAGGATGAGCAGCACCATCTTCAGCACCGGCAAAGACTCCCTCTCGGCCAACCACAGCTCCAAACCCCTGCCCTCTGTGCCCGAGGAGAGGAAACCCCGCAACAAGATCATCTCGATCTTCTCTGGCGCTGAAAAGG GTGGTAGAAAGAAAGATCGGGACAAAGAGCGACCGGAGATCTCCCCGCCTTCAGATTTTGAACACACCATCCATGTTGGGTTTGACGCCGTCACCGGGGAGTTCACT GGCATGCCGGAGCAATGGGCTcggctcctccagacctccaacATCACCAAgtcggagcagaagaagaacccGCAGGCCGTGCTCGACGTCCTCAAGTTCTACGACTCCACGGGCAACGGCCGCCAGAAGTAcctcagcttctcctcctccg AAAAAGACGCTTTCACTCCCGGGCCTCAGTCT CCCGTCAAAAAAGGCGCCGAACCGTGTTCCCCGAACATCAAAGACATCGACGATGACGAGGACGACgatgaagctccgcccccgaTTGTGGCGCCGAGACCGGAGTACACAAAGAGC gtgTACACCCGGTCGGTGATCGACCCCATCCCGGCTCCGAGCGCGTGTCCGGACGGAGACGCGGCCTCCAAGGCGGcggagagacagaagaagaagggcaAGATGACGGACGAGGAGATCATGGACAAACTGA GATCGATAGTCAGCATCGGGGATCCCAAGAAGAAGTACACCAGATATGAAAAGATCGGCCAGGG ggcGTCGGGAACCGTGTTCACCGCCATCGACGTCGCCACGGGACAGGAG GTCGCCATCAAACAGATCAACCTCCAGAAGCAGCCGAAGAAGGAGCTCATCATCAACGAGATCGTCGtgatgaaggagatgaagaacCCCAACATCGTCAACTTTGTGGACAG tttccTGATGGGGGAGGAGCTGTTCGTGGTGATGGAGTACCTGGCCGGCGGCTCGCTGACGGACGTGGTGACGGAGACGTGCATGGACGAGGCCCAGATAGCCGCCGTCTGCCGAGAG TGTTTACAAGCGCTGGAGTTCCTGCACGCCAACCAGGTCATCCACCGCGACATCAAGAGCGACAACGTGCTGCTGGGGATGGACGGCTCCGTCAAGCTGA CCGACTTTGGCTTCTGCGCCCAGATCACGCCGGAGCAGAGCAAGCGCAGCACGATGGTGGGGACGCCGTACTGGATGGCGCCGGAGGTCGTGACCCGGAAGGCCTACGGGCCCAAAGTGGACATCTGGTCTCTGGGCATCATGGCCATCGAGATGGTGGAGGGAGAACCGCCCTACCTGAACGAGAACCCGCTGCGG GCTCTCTACCTGATAGCCACCAATGGGACCCCTGAGCTCCAGAACCCAGAGAAgttgtccccggtgttccgtgaCTTCCTGACTCGATGCCTTGAGATGGACGTAGAGAAAcgaggaggaggcaaggagctgctgcag CATCCGTTCCTGAAGCTGGCGAAGCCGCTGTCCAGCCTCACGCCGCTCATCCTGGCGGCGAAGGAGGCGATGAAGGGAAACCGCTGA
- the cep19 gene encoding centrosomal protein of 19 kDa, producing MSFEAKRCGVQFSPPALVLIYEHKETKHVRKRIIPVRNFSKYSDYSMAAEKLKNHPRHRDYLEAVPQSQLEKLHLILRDHMEGLSLERSLASFRLDPDEDLNKLDDDGLARKKGQMDGLFERNRRCKDDPDFVYDVEQDFGKTAQGKCSWDEESDDGF from the exons ATGAGTTTCGAGGCAAAGCGATGCGGAGTCCAGTTCAGTCCTCCCGCTCTGGTTTTAATCTACGAACACAAGGAGACTAAACACGTCCGAAAGAGAATTATACCCGTGCGAAACTTCTCGAAATATTCTG ACTACAGCATGGCCGCGGAGAAGCTGAAGAACCACCCTCGGCACAGGGACTACCTGGAGGCCGTGCCCCAGAGCCAGCTGGAGAAGCTTCACCTCATCCTGCGAGACCACATGGAGGGCCTCAGCCTGGAGCGCAGCCTGGCCTCCTTCCGCCTGGACCCCGACGAAGACCTGAACAAGCTGGACGACGACGGGCTGGCCCGCAAGAAGGGCCAGATGGACGGACTGTTCGAGAGGAACCGGCGGTGCAAAGACGACCCCGACTTCGTCTACGACGTGGAGCAGGACTTCGGCAAGACCGCGCAAGGGAAGTGCAGCTGGGACGAAGAGTCGGACGATGGATTTTAA